A portion of the Bulleidia sp. zg-1006 genome contains these proteins:
- a CDS encoding competence type IV pilus minor pilin ComGF → MRSQRGSLIIDVLLSIFILVSLVSIIPSFLKTQRRGETYILWQDEISLAQLRRELLLAKDISIENNQLHYRIGKEEKVLSMVNKKLILQPGTQIFLENLEDISFEESQKKIYLFYRIGHTKRKVGIYVP, encoded by the coding sequence ATGCGAAGTCAAAGAGGAAGCCTCATCATCGACGTCTTATTGTCCATATTTATTTTGGTTAGTTTAGTATCTATCATTCCTTCTTTTTTAAAAACACAAAGAAGAGGTGAAACGTATATTCTTTGGCAAGATGAAATCTCTTTAGCCCAATTAAGAAGAGAACTTTTACTTGCAAAAGATATATCCATTGAAAACAATCAATTGCATTATCGCATTGGTAAAGAAGAGAAAGTATTATCTATGGTGAATAAAAAGTTAATTTTACAACCGGGTACGCAAATCTTTTTGGAAAATTTAGAGGATATTTCTTTTGAAGAATCGCAAAAGAAGATTTATTTGTTTTATAGAATAGGACATACCAAAAGAAAAGTGGGGATTTATGTACCATAA
- a CDS encoding ATPase, T2SS/T4P/T4SS family, producing MDMKARLKDWLKEALLRKASDIHFIKQDGKAIQMEFRTMQGIEMVSTKPEDERLFHYLMYLANLDVSRAYLPQSGSFEIQIGEQSLSCRFALIQSHHQQSAVLRILNHNHHFQIEELTTSKNNRDWMRRMMAMKSGFVLFSGLTGSGKTTTMYSILQQIQGKKIFSLEDPIEVYQENMVQLQVSKEQLSYEEGIKQLLRHDPDIILIGEIRDSVAAKMAYRCALTGHLVFSSIHASSSILAIRRMVDLGVPLGRLKEVLVGISYQELVEEDGHKQSIYEVMDEKELSYYFQNQKHSPEFVPLEKQLSQEIYFF from the coding sequence ATGGATATGAAAGCAAGATTAAAAGATTGGTTGAAAGAAGCTTTACTTCGTAAAGCCAGTGATATTCATTTTATCAAGCAAGATGGGAAAGCCATTCAAATGGAATTTCGTACCATGCAAGGAATTGAAATGGTTTCAACAAAGCCGGAAGATGAACGTTTATTTCATTATTTGATGTATCTAGCTAACTTGGATGTTTCAAGGGCTTATCTACCACAAAGCGGCTCTTTTGAAATTCAAATTGGCGAACAGAGTTTAAGCTGTCGTTTCGCTCTTATCCAAAGCCACCATCAACAATCCGCTGTTTTAAGAATTCTAAATCACAATCATCACTTTCAAATTGAAGAATTAACCACTTCCAAAAATAACCGGGATTGGATGCGAAGGATGATGGCTATGAAAAGTGGCTTTGTGTTATTCAGTGGTTTAACAGGAAGTGGTAAGACAACAACTATGTATAGCATATTACAACAAATTCAAGGCAAAAAGATATTTAGCTTGGAAGATCCTATTGAAGTCTATCAAGAAAACATGGTTCAGCTTCAGGTTTCTAAGGAACAATTAAGTTATGAAGAAGGAATTAAACAATTATTAAGACATGATCCAGATATTATTCTCATTGGTGAAATTCGCGATAGTGTTGCTGCTAAAATGGCTTATCGTTGTGCATTAACAGGTCATTTGGTGTTTAGCTCTATTCATGCTTCTAGTTCTATACTGGCCATTCGACGGATGGTGGATTTGGGTGTTCCCTTAGGTCGATTAAAAGAAGTGTTGGTTGGTATTTCTTATCAAGAACTAGTGGAAGAAGATGGTCATAAACAATCAATTTATGAAGTTATGGATGAAAAGGAGTTGAGTTATTATTTTCAAAATCAGAAACATTCCCCTGAATTTGTTCCATTGGAAAAACAGCTTTCTCAAGAGATTTATTTCTTTTGA
- the ispG gene encoding flavodoxin-dependent (E)-4-hydroxy-3-methylbut-2-enyl-diphosphate synthase — protein sequence MKRTETRPIYVGSVQIGGQNKCVLQSMTNVSTHDVEASIKQINELAEAGCEIVRLAVLNEKDAEKIGEIKAGTTVPLVADIHFNHKLALTCLDLGIDAIRINPGNIGAKENVEAVVKKCQERHVPIRIGINSGSIERELLEKYGGPCSEAMLESADKHIKILEDLDFKDICLSFKSSNVALTIEVYEKASRKYPYPLHLGLTEAGGFRDSSIKSSAALGALLYRGIGDTMRVSVSAPPIEELYIGKQLLKSFKLIEDVPDLIACPTCGRIQYDMLPLVKEMEDYLKDLQANITVAVMGCPVNGIQEASRADIGVAGGVKHGLIFRKGEVIRKVPQAELRDTLIEEINKLVQEKLSQSN from the coding sequence ATGAAACGAACTGAAACAAGACCAATCTACGTGGGCTCTGTCCAAATTGGTGGTCAAAATAAGTGTGTTTTACAATCCATGACAAATGTTTCAACCCATGATGTTGAAGCCAGTATCAAACAAATCAATGAATTAGCTGAAGCTGGATGTGAGATTGTTCGTCTAGCTGTTTTAAATGAAAAAGATGCTGAGAAAATTGGTGAAATCAAAGCTGGAACAACTGTACCATTAGTGGCTGATATTCATTTTAATCACAAACTTGCCCTCACTTGTTTGGATTTAGGGATTGATGCGATTCGCATCAATCCCGGTAATATTGGTGCTAAAGAAAATGTAGAAGCCGTGGTTAAAAAATGTCAAGAAAGACATGTACCAATTCGTATTGGCATAAATTCCGGTTCCATTGAAAGAGAACTATTGGAAAAATATGGTGGTCCTTGTTCGGAGGCTATGCTAGAAAGTGCTGATAAACATATTAAAATTTTAGAAGATTTAGACTTTAAAGATATTTGTTTATCGTTTAAGTCCTCGAATGTGGCTTTAACCATTGAGGTTTATGAAAAAGCATCCCGAAAATACCCTTATCCTTTGCATTTAGGGCTTACTGAAGCAGGAGGTTTCCGTGATTCATCCATTAAATCATCGGCCGCCTTGGGAGCTCTTCTTTACCGGGGAATTGGTGATACAATGCGTGTTTCTGTTTCTGCCCCACCCATTGAAGAACTTTATATCGGCAAACAATTATTAAAGAGTTTTAAATTGATAGAAGATGTACCGGATTTAATCGCTTGTCCAACTTGTGGTCGTATTCAATATGATATGTTACCACTGGTGAAAGAGATGGAAGACTATTTAAAAGACTTACAAGCCAATATCACTGTCGCGGTTATGGGCTGTCCTGTTAATGGTATCCAAGAAGCCTCTAGGGCAGATATTGGGGTTGCTGGTGGTGTCAAGCATGGTCTTATCTTCCGTAAAGGAGAAGTCATTCGGAAAGTTCCTCAAGCAGAACTACGGGATACCTTGATTGAAGAAATTAATAAACTAGTACAAGAAAAGCTTAGTCAATCCAACTAA
- the efp gene encoding elongation factor P — translation MIIVNDLKPNMSISYENNLYTVINVDHNKTAMRQMIIKVKVRNMRTGVIHELSFTGGDKVEQAEIDKRNMQYLYDDGTNLVFMDNDTYEQTEIPKERLTWEMQFMKENDNVIVTTYGSEILGVALPDKVTLQVTECEQAVKGDTATSATKNAVVETGLGIKVPLFIQNGEMVVISTADGKYCGRA, via the coding sequence ATGATAATAGTGAATGATTTGAAGCCGAATATGTCTATTTCGTATGAGAATAATTTGTATACAGTGATTAATGTGGATCATAATAAGACAGCGATGCGCCAAATGATTATTAAAGTAAAGGTTCGTAATATGCGTACGGGTGTTATCCATGAACTTTCCTTTACTGGTGGTGATAAAGTTGAACAAGCTGAAATTGATAAAAGAAATATGCAGTATCTATACGATGATGGTACGAATTTAGTCTTTATGGATAACGATACTTATGAACAGACAGAAATTCCTAAGGAACGCTTAACTTGGGAAATGCAGTTTATGAAAGAAAATGACAATGTGATTGTAACGACGTATGGTAGCGAAATCTTAGGCGTTGCTTTACCGGATAAAGTTACCTTACAAGTCACGGAATGTGAGCAAGCTGTTAAAGGAGATACAGCAACTTCCGCCACAAAGAATGCAGTGGTTGAAACTGGTCTTGGCATTAAAGTACCATTGTTTATTCAAAATGGTGAAATGGTGGTTATCAGCACAGCTGATGGCAAATATTGTGGTCGTGCTTAA
- a CDS encoding transglycosylase domain-containing protein, producing the protein MQKKKAKKSFLYYVNCVLVGILVLYALAGGFALIKGRQLLAGKPNLNLDDLNSSESTKIYDANNKLITEVGSYYRENISYKDMPQSLVDAFLSVEDSRFFAHNGFDVPRFTKSVLETLIHHNVQGGSTFTMQLVKNTYFSTEDKERKATLSYKAQQIVLATELEKKMSKEKIFELYLNKLNFGNRIRGVQKASQYYFSKDAKNLSLSESALLAGIINLPNRYNPYRYLEYATSRRNEVLDLMEYHGYISANEKKLAKSIKVENLLKGNTHLRTESSQYSSFVDAVLNEAQELTGKDPVSSGMEIHTTLVPQIQEQIEKIQNEKFFRFPDKNMQISLVSINNKNGEIVGIGGGRHYGGSARLLNRAVSSYKQPGSSIKPIVDYAPAFEYLGYSTDEMLLDQPMTFPSESRVLHNAGNETKYRGDVDIKTALAHSLNIPAIRSFEAVTAKIGSDKYVEYLRSLGFKKARYGNFHPSIAIGGNLFTTTVTEVAGAHAAIVNLGKYNQPHTIRKIVYNGKEYLPPNQNKQVISSGSAYLTDVLMANNVTSGVYNYMQVLKRSYPIYAKTGTTDWGSSGLSYGIPKGAAKDSWMVASSSNYTNAVWLGYDSAKKGEGTYLHNWKRALNLPGRINNLMLDVEEKIPGVQLNGVQKPEDVVNIRYSKGTYPHIAIDRQNIRNPITSMVSKKGLENVPTVYAGDYQNNANHLAFFHASISNGLIYANWGAQNVCSGYRDISLHDRYNNISKSGSCLASNGWLPSLKNAQFYMDLYQDDKYITTIQSKKNTWEGLPAYFKGTVKACGWMVNNGKKSEKICTSAGYYSPEDTQKKDKALNNATK; encoded by the coding sequence ATGCAAAAGAAAAAAGCGAAAAAATCATTTTTATATTATGTTAATTGTGTTCTCGTTGGTATTTTAGTTTTATATGCGTTAGCTGGCGGCTTTGCACTTATTAAAGGAAGACAATTATTAGCAGGAAAGCCAAATTTAAACTTGGATGACTTAAATTCTTCCGAATCAACAAAAATTTATGATGCAAACAATAAACTCATTACAGAAGTCGGTAGTTATTATCGTGAAAACATTTCCTATAAAGATATGCCCCAATCGTTAGTTGATGCTTTTTTATCCGTTGAAGATTCTCGCTTCTTTGCTCACAATGGTTTTGATGTACCTCGTTTCACAAAATCAGTCCTAGAAACACTTATTCATCATAATGTTCAAGGTGGCTCCACCTTCACCATGCAACTGGTCAAAAACACTTATTTCTCGACTGAAGATAAGGAAAGAAAAGCAACTTTATCCTACAAGGCTCAACAAATTGTTCTGGCAACCGAATTAGAAAAGAAAATGTCCAAAGAAAAAATTTTTGAGTTATATTTAAATAAATTAAACTTTGGTAATCGGATTCGTGGCGTTCAAAAAGCTTCTCAATATTATTTTTCTAAAGATGCTAAAAACTTATCTCTATCGGAATCCGCTTTGTTAGCCGGCATTATCAATCTACCAAATCGTTATAATCCTTATCGTTACTTAGAATACGCTACCTCCCGCCGGAATGAAGTTTTAGACCTAATGGAATACCATGGTTATATTAGTGCTAATGAAAAAAAATTAGCGAAGAGCATCAAGGTTGAAAATTTATTAAAAGGGAATACGCATTTAAGAACGGAAAGTTCCCAATACAGTTCCTTTGTGGATGCCGTTTTAAATGAGGCTCAAGAATTAACCGGTAAAGATCCGGTTTCTTCCGGCATGGAAATTCATACTACTTTAGTACCTCAAATTCAGGAACAAATCGAAAAAATTCAAAATGAAAAATTCTTTCGATTCCCAGATAAAAATATGCAAATATCGCTTGTCTCTATCAATAATAAAAATGGTGAGATTGTCGGGATTGGTGGTGGTCGTCATTATGGTGGCAGTGCTCGTCTTTTAAATCGTGCCGTTTCAAGCTATAAGCAACCCGGTTCTTCCATTAAGCCAATCGTTGATTACGCTCCTGCTTTTGAATATTTGGGTTATTCAACCGATGAAATGCTCTTGGATCAACCAATGACCTTTCCTTCTGAATCACGTGTTTTACATAATGCCGGTAATGAGACGAAATATCGTGGTGATGTGGATATCAAAACTGCCTTGGCGCATTCTTTAAATATTCCTGCTATTCGCTCCTTCGAAGCCGTGACGGCTAAGATTGGTTCAGATAAGTATGTGGAATACCTTCGTAGTCTTGGTTTCAAAAAAGCTCGTTATGGTAATTTCCATCCTTCTATTGCGATTGGCGGTAATTTATTTACAACAACTGTTACGGAAGTAGCGGGGGCTCACGCCGCAATTGTGAATCTGGGGAAATACAACCAACCGCATACCATTCGTAAGATTGTTTATAATGGTAAAGAATACTTACCACCAAATCAAAATAAACAAGTAATTTCAAGTGGTTCTGCTTATTTGACAGATGTCTTAATGGCTAATAACGTAACCTCTGGTGTTTATAACTATATGCAAGTTTTGAAACGCTCCTATCCTATTTACGCAAAGACCGGAACGACTGACTGGGGTTCTTCCGGTCTATCGTACGGTATCCCAAAGGGAGCTGCTAAAGATAGTTGGATGGTTGCCTCTAGCTCCAACTATACCAATGCCGTTTGGTTAGGTTATGATTCTGCAAAAAAAGGGGAAGGAACCTATCTCCACAATTGGAAACGTGCTTTAAATCTTCCCGGTCGTATTAATAACTTAATGTTGGATGTGGAAGAAAAAATCCCCGGTGTTCAATTAAATGGTGTTCAAAAGCCGGAGGATGTTGTGAATATAAGGTACTCTAAAGGAACTTATCCTCATATTGCAATTGATAGACAGAATATCCGTAATCCAATCACTTCCATGGTTTCTAAAAAAGGACTGGAAAATGTACCAACAGTCTATGCCGGTGATTATCAGAATAATGCCAATCACTTAGCTTTCTTCCACGCTTCAATTTCCAATGGCTTAATCTATGCGAACTGGGGTGCACAAAATGTTTGTAGTGGATACAGAGATATTTCTCTTCATGATCGTTACAATAATATTTCTAAATCAGGTTCTTGTCTTGCCAGTAATGGTTGGCTGCCTTCGTTAAAAAACGCTCAATTCTACATGGATCTTTATCAAGATGATAAATACATTACCACCATTCAATCCAAGAAAAATACTTGGGAAGGTTTACCTGCTTACTTTAAAGGAACAGTTAAAGCTTGTGGTTGGATGGTCAATAATGGTAAAAAATCAGAAAAAATTTGTACAAGCGCTGGTTACTACAGTCCTGAAGACACACAGAAAAAAGATAAAGCCTTAAATAATGCAACTAAATAA
- the rpmG gene encoding 50S ribosomal protein L33 produces the protein MARENVILVCSECGEEDYITTRNKRKHPEKLEVMKYSKRLRKMTLHKEKK, from the coding sequence ATGGCAAGAGAAAATGTCATCTTAGTCTGCTCAGAATGTGGTGAAGAAGACTATATCACGACAAGAAATAAGCGCAAGCATCCTGAAAAATTGGAAGTTATGAAATATAGCAAGCGTCTTAGAAAAATGACTCTACATAAGGAGAAGAAATAG
- the cmk gene encoding (d)CMP kinase, whose amino-acid sequence MERYNIAIDGPSAAGKSTISKCLAKKLDMTHLDTGAMYRCLALKAIRLHISQQDEEALLDCLKKTGILLKGEQVFMDGEDVSQAIRNPEVSSAASNVSKWAKVRQEMVARQQVLAKEKGFIMDGRDIGTVVLPDAKLKIFLVASVEARAQRRFLEDKLKNPSLTLEEVRRSIAERDRQDETRLASPLVQAKDAKRIDCSDMSIEEVVDKVCSYL is encoded by the coding sequence ATGGAACGTTATAATATTGCAATTGATGGTCCAAGTGCAGCTGGTAAAAGTACGATTTCAAAATGCCTTGCAAAAAAGCTGGATATGACGCATTTGGATACGGGGGCTATGTACCGTTGTTTAGCGTTAAAAGCTATTCGCTTGCATATTTCTCAACAGGATGAAGAAGCTTTATTAGATTGCTTAAAGAAAACTGGAATTCTTTTAAAAGGGGAACAAGTTTTCATGGATGGCGAAGATGTTAGTCAAGCCATTCGCAATCCAGAAGTCTCTTCGGCTGCTTCTAATGTCTCAAAATGGGCAAAAGTACGTCAAGAAATGGTTGCTCGTCAACAAGTCTTGGCTAAAGAAAAAGGATTTATCATGGATGGTCGTGATATTGGTACCGTTGTCTTGCCGGATGCCAAATTAAAAATTTTCTTAGTGGCTAGTGTAGAAGCAAGAGCGCAACGTCGATTCTTGGAGGATAAGTTAAAAAATCCTTCCCTTACGCTAGAGGAAGTTAGGCGGTCCATTGCTGAAAGAGATCGCCAAGATGAAACAAGATTGGCTTCACCATTGGTACAAGCTAAGGATGCTAAACGCATTGATTGTTCAGATATGAGTATTGAAGAGGTCGTGGATAAAGTTTGTTCGTACCTTTAG
- the comGC gene encoding competence type IV pilus major pilin ComGC: MKKKVRGFTLLEMVIVILIISVLFLLVVPNIQKTLTIVNNKGCQALEKIGDSAILQYKLAHDRLPSSISELVSEGLLSESQLTCDGSKHLIIQNGQAKVR, from the coding sequence ATGAAAAAGAAAGTTCGTGGTTTTACCTTATTAGAAATGGTTATTGTTATTTTGATTATTTCGGTGCTGTTTCTTTTGGTTGTTCCAAATATTCAGAAGACATTGACGATTGTGAATAATAAAGGTTGCCAAGCTTTAGAGAAGATAGGGGATTCTGCCATTCTTCAATATAAATTAGCTCATGATCGTTTACCTAGTTCCATTAGTGAATTGGTTTCAGAAGGACTTTTGAGCGAAAGCCAATTGACTTGCGATGGTTCAAAGCATCTGATTATTCAAAATGGACAAGCCAAAGTTCGTTAG
- a CDS encoding MBL fold metallo-hydrolase translates to MKVIYLNQGKFQENTYICLEDKEALIIDPGNSFLSIQANLQGYKVVGIYLTHGHSDHTVSVDDLMDAYPEVPLFMHEGDRDFIDPKLFIPYGAAIYHSFIAIQEGPLAIGHFQTEVIYTPGHSMGSTCLRIKDCLFSGDTLFKGTVGRSDLYGGDEQVLMQSLKKLKKLNLCLKVYPGHDQVTTLAYELQNNPFLR, encoded by the coding sequence ATGAAAGTTATTTATTTAAACCAAGGAAAGTTTCAAGAAAATACTTATATTTGTTTGGAAGATAAGGAAGCCCTTATTATTGATCCGGGCAATTCTTTTTTATCCATACAAGCTAATTTACAAGGTTATAAAGTTGTAGGAATTTATTTAACGCATGGTCATAGTGATCACACCGTGTCTGTGGATGATCTCATGGACGCCTATCCGGAAGTACCTTTATTCATGCACGAAGGGGATCGTGACTTCATTGATCCAAAACTTTTTATTCCTTATGGGGCTGCTATTTATCATTCTTTTATAGCGATTCAAGAAGGACCACTTGCGATAGGGCATTTCCAAACAGAGGTCATTTATACTCCAGGTCATTCGATGGGGTCTACTTGTTTACGAATCAAAGATTGCTTGTTTTCAGGCGATACATTATTCAAAGGAACCGTTGGTCGAAGTGATTTGTATGGTGGGGATGAACAGGTTCTTATGCAAAGCTTAAAAAAGCTAAAGAAATTAAATCTTTGCTTAAAGGTCTATCCTGGTCATGACCAAGTAACAACACTAGCCTATGAGCTACAAAACAATCCTTTCTTAAGATGA
- a CDS encoding prepilin-type N-terminal cleavage/methylation domain-containing protein: MDKPKFVRAFSLMELLVVLSVLSVLFLWTPKPHFQSSMSKQEWSLNYLLAQSQAMANKRNGSYEGIFFYPNGYVNQGQNRWIDVLKQKVVIRIAQGRLRWE; this comes from the coding sequence ATGGACAAGCCAAAGTTCGTTAGAGCGTTTAGTTTAATGGAATTATTGGTGGTATTGTCGGTATTATCCGTTTTATTTCTATGGACACCAAAACCTCATTTTCAAAGTTCTATGTCTAAACAAGAATGGTCTTTGAATTATTTACTAGCTCAAAGTCAAGCAATGGCAAATAAAAGAAATGGTAGCTATGAAGGGATATTTTTCTATCCCAACGGCTATGTTAATCAGGGGCAAAATAGATGGATAGATGTTTTAAAACAAAAGGTGGTGATTCGTATTGCACAAGGTCGACTGCGCTGGGAATAG
- a CDS encoding NAD(P)H-dependent glycerol-3-phosphate dehydrogenase has translation MKIAILGTGAWGSGLAQVVADNGHDVQMWGKDVGEVDDIQNNHHNTKFFSAELNHNIHASTDLEVIRGSRVVLMAVPSIALEPVAKQVSPYLEDGVIVVNVAKGFHPENHERLSLVLQKAFHDKKTRIVSLIGPSHAEEVVLRLLTSVNAVSEDDEASRMIQEIFSNHYFRVYRNHDLIGAEIGVALKNVMAIASGILDGLGQGDNARAALMTRGLAEMSRYGIYFGGKPETFLGLDGVGDLIVTCTSHHSRNFMAGYEIGKDDSAKNFLANNQKTVEGMYACKIVYVEAKKHHIDMPITNEVYAILYEGKKPSQAMVDLMARELKAE, from the coding sequence ATGAAAATAGCCATTCTTGGAACAGGGGCTTGGGGGTCGGGATTAGCTCAAGTAGTAGCGGATAATGGTCATGATGTACAAATGTGGGGTAAGGATGTTGGTGAAGTAGACGACATTCAAAATAATCACCATAACACCAAGTTTTTTAGTGCTGAATTAAATCACAATATCCATGCTAGTACTGATTTAGAAGTGATAAGAGGTAGTCGAGTTGTTCTGATGGCAGTGCCTTCCATTGCATTAGAACCAGTTGCGAAACAGGTTAGTCCTTACTTAGAAGATGGGGTGATTGTTGTCAATGTGGCGAAAGGATTTCATCCCGAGAATCATGAACGCTTATCACTTGTTCTTCAAAAAGCCTTTCATGATAAAAAAACTCGAATTGTAAGCTTGATAGGACCAAGTCATGCAGAAGAAGTGGTGCTTCGTTTATTGACATCGGTGAATGCGGTTAGTGAAGATGATGAAGCTTCCAGAATGATTCAAGAAATATTCTCCAATCATTATTTTCGTGTGTATCGCAATCATGATTTAATCGGAGCTGAAATTGGTGTTGCATTAAAGAATGTAATGGCTATCGCTTCCGGTATTTTGGATGGACTGGGACAAGGAGATAACGCTAGAGCAGCTTTAATGACGCGTGGTCTAGCCGAGATGAGCCGTTATGGTATTTATTTTGGTGGAAAACCCGAAACCTTTTTGGGCTTAGATGGAGTAGGAGATTTGATTGTGACTTGTACGTCTCATCATTCTCGTAATTTCATGGCAGGCTATGAAATTGGCAAAGATGATAGTGCTAAGAATTTCTTAGCCAATAATCAAAAAACGGTAGAAGGCATGTATGCTTGTAAAATTGTTTATGTAGAGGCGAAGAAACATCATATTGATATGCCAATAACGAATGAAGTCTATGCGATTTTGTATGAAGGTAAGAAACCAAGCCAAGCCATGGTGGACTTAATGGCTAGAGAGTTGAAGGCTGAATAA
- a CDS encoding ECF transporter S component — protein MSEKAQMVGKKVSTTRRVALIAIMGALAFVLMSIEFPLPFIAPPYYKFDLSEVAVLIGGFSLGSLAAVCMEALKIVLHLLFKGTSTAFVGEIANFLMGLAFVLPATLIYKNHKTKKNAWIGLCIGTLTMALIAVFANYFLLLPAYAYFFHMSIESIVKAGHAIIPLIHNPLGFVLFSVLPFNLLKGSIVSICTLLLYKSISPLLHR, from the coding sequence ATGTCAGAGAAAGCTCAAATGGTAGGAAAAAAAGTTTCTACCACAAGGCGTGTTGCGTTAATTGCTATTATGGGAGCCTTAGCATTTGTTTTAATGTCCATTGAATTTCCATTACCTTTTATTGCGCCACCTTACTATAAGTTTGATTTAAGTGAAGTGGCTGTTTTGATTGGTGGTTTTAGCTTAGGATCACTGGCGGCGGTATGTATGGAAGCCTTAAAGATTGTTTTACACCTTCTTTTCAAAGGAACATCCACCGCTTTTGTTGGGGAAATAGCGAATTTCTTAATGGGTCTTGCGTTTGTGCTACCAGCAACGCTTATTTATAAAAATCATAAGACAAAGAAAAATGCCTGGATTGGTTTATGCATAGGTACATTAACCATGGCGCTTATAGCTGTCTTTGCGAATTATTTCTTATTATTACCAGCCTATGCCTATTTCTTTCATATGAGTATTGAATCGATTGTTAAGGCAGGACATGCGATTATTCCATTAATCCATAATCCATTAGGATTTGTGCTTTTCTCAGTGCTTCCGTTTAATTTATTAAAAGGAAGTATTGTGTCAATTTGTACTTTATTATTGTATAAATCAATAAGTCCATTATTACATCGTTAA
- the der gene encoding ribosome biogenesis GTPase Der: MKEMVLAIVGRPNVGKSTIFNRLVGERMSIVEDIPGVTRDRLYGSAEWAGNSFRVIDTGGIQLANQPFQTEIRAQVDIAMEEADIILMVCNGAEGLSEDDHFIAGLLQRAKKPVVLAINRIDDSSRMMNIYEFYELGLGEPMACSGIHGIGVGDILDCCFELMPERVDIPEEEGVKIAVIGEPNVGKSSLVNAILNEERAIVSNIQGTTRDAIDTAFVHDEKPYIIVDTAGIRKRGKVYESVEKYSVLRAMRAIERCDVVLFVMDGEAGIREQDKHVAGYAVEMNKPIIIVVNKWDIVKKDDKTMNEFTQKVRNHFLYLSYAPIVFVSAKTQQRVHKILPIVDEVLENAKRRIPTNVLNEVIGDSQVTTPAPTHNGKRFRIYYATQVGIQPPTFVLSCNDPKLLHFTYERFLENTLRNAFALEGTPIRMIARKKVSE, from the coding sequence ATGAAAGAAATGGTATTAGCCATTGTTGGTCGACCAAATGTTGGTAAAAGTACTATTTTTAACCGTTTGGTTGGTGAAAGAATGTCTATCGTAGAAGATATACCCGGGGTGACACGCGATCGTTTGTATGGTAGCGCTGAATGGGCGGGAAACTCCTTTCGAGTCATTGATACGGGAGGAATTCAATTAGCCAATCAACCATTCCAGACGGAAATTAGAGCGCAAGTAGATATTGCGATGGAAGAGGCGGATATCATTTTAATGGTTTGTAATGGTGCTGAAGGGCTTAGTGAAGATGACCATTTCATTGCCGGTTTATTACAAAGAGCTAAAAAGCCGGTGGTTCTAGCTATTAATCGAATTGATGATTCAAGTCGAATGATGAATATTTATGAATTTTATGAGCTTGGTTTAGGTGAACCAATGGCTTGTTCAGGAATTCATGGTATTGGTGTTGGAGATATTTTGGATTGTTGTTTTGAGCTGATGCCGGAAAGAGTGGATATTCCAGAAGAAGAGGGTGTTAAGATTGCTGTGATTGGTGAGCCGAACGTAGGTAAATCCTCTTTAGTTAATGCGATATTAAATGAAGAAAGAGCGATTGTATCCAATATTCAGGGTACAACTCGTGATGCCATTGATACAGCATTTGTTCATGATGAAAAACCATATATTATCGTGGATACAGCCGGGATTCGTAAGCGGGGAAAGGTGTATGAATCAGTTGAAAAGTATTCAGTTTTAAGAGCTATGCGAGCCATTGAGCGTTGTGATGTGGTCTTATTTGTGATGGATGGAGAAGCCGGTATTCGTGAACAGGATAAACATGTGGCCGGTTATGCAGTAGAAATGAATAAACCAATTATTATTGTTGTAAACAAGTGGGATATTGTTAAAAAAGATGATAAAACCATGAATGAATTTACACAAAAAGTAAGAAATCATTTCTTATACTTGAGTTATGCACCAATTGTGTTTGTATCAGCGAAAACACAACAACGTGTGCATAAGATTTTACCAATTGTTGATGAGGTCTTAGAAAATGCGAAACGAAGAATTCCAACGAATGTCTTAAATGAGGTGATTGGCGATTCACAAGTCACAACACCTGCACCAACACACAATGGTAAGCGTTTTCGTATTTATTATGCAACACAAGTGGGCATTCAACCACCAACCTTTGTGTTATCTTGTAATGATCCAAAATTATTACATTTTACCTATGAACGTTTTTTAGAAAATACATTAAGAAATGCGTTTGCTTTAGAAGGAACGCCAATTCGTATGATTGCTCGAAAGAAGGTGTCGGAATGA